The Streptomyces sp. NBC_00162 genome window below encodes:
- a CDS encoding MaoC family dehydratase, whose protein sequence is MAAQIQYADVEVGTELPAASFPVTRATLVRYAGASGDFNPIHWNEKFAKEVGLPDVIAHGMFTMAEAIRVVTDWAGDPGAVVEYGVRFTKPVVVPNDDQGGLIEVTAKVAAKLENNRVRVDLTAMSAGQKVLGMSRAVVELA, encoded by the coding sequence ATGGCAGCGCAGATCCAGTACGCGGACGTCGAGGTCGGCACCGAGCTGCCGGCGGCGTCCTTCCCCGTGACGCGTGCCACGCTGGTCCGTTACGCCGGCGCCTCGGGCGACTTCAACCCGATCCACTGGAACGAGAAGTTCGCCAAGGAGGTCGGACTGCCGGACGTGATCGCGCACGGCATGTTCACCATGGCCGAGGCGATCCGCGTGGTCACCGACTGGGCTGGCGACCCGGGCGCGGTGGTCGAGTACGGCGTGCGCTTCACCAAGCCGGTGGTGGTCCCGAACGACGACCAGGGCGGCCTGATCGAGGTCACGGCCAAGGTCGCGGCCAAGCTGGAGAACAACCGCGTCCGGGTCGACCTGACGGCGATGAGCGCGGGCCAGAAGGTGCTGGGCATGTCCCGCGCGGTGGTGGAGCTGGCCTGA
- a CDS encoding MaoC family dehydratase N-terminal domain-containing protein codes for MALDQSFVGRSYPPTDPYEVGREKIREFAVAVGDANPVYTDPEAAKGYGYPDVIAPPTFVFAITFAAAGQVVEDPQLGLDYSRVVHGDQKFAYSRPVRAGDRLSVTSTIEAVKSLAGNDIIDIRGEVHDETGEHVVTAWTKLVSRAPEEA; via the coding sequence ATGGCTCTCGACCAGTCCTTCGTGGGGCGGAGTTACCCCCCCACCGATCCGTACGAGGTCGGCCGGGAGAAGATCCGCGAATTCGCGGTTGCCGTGGGTGACGCCAATCCCGTGTACACCGACCCCGAAGCCGCCAAGGGGTACGGCTACCCCGATGTGATCGCTCCGCCGACTTTCGTGTTTGCGATCACTTTCGCGGCGGCGGGCCAGGTCGTCGAGGACCCGCAGCTGGGGCTGGACTACAGCCGCGTCGTGCACGGCGACCAGAAGTTCGCGTACTCGCGTCCCGTGCGGGCCGGTGACCGGCTCTCCGTGACCTCGACCATCGAGGCCGTGAAGTCCCTCGCGGGCAACGACATCATCGACATCCGCGGCGAGGTCCACGACGAGACCGGCGAGCACGTGGTGACGGCGTGGACGAAGCTCGTCTCCCGCGCCCCCGAGGAGGCCTGA
- a CDS encoding SDR family oxidoreductase, whose protein sequence is MRIVIAGGHGQIALRLERLLAARGYEVAGIIRDPAQGDDLREAGTEPVLCDLESASVEHVAGILHGADVAVFAAGAGPGSGVGRKDTVDRGAAVLFADAAERARVRRFLMVSSMGADAHHEGDEVFDAYLRAKGEADEHVQTRLGLEWTVLRPGSLVDDAGTGLVRLEVRTGRGSVPRDDVAAVLAELVETPATAGLTLELVSGSTPVEVAVKDVAGN, encoded by the coding sequence ATGCGCATCGTCATCGCGGGTGGACACGGTCAGATCGCGCTGCGGCTGGAGCGACTGCTCGCCGCGCGCGGGTACGAGGTCGCGGGGATCATCCGCGACCCGGCACAGGGCGACGACCTCAGGGAGGCCGGCACCGAACCGGTGCTGTGCGATCTGGAGTCGGCCTCGGTGGAGCACGTGGCGGGCATCCTGCATGGCGCGGACGTGGCGGTGTTCGCCGCCGGCGCGGGTCCGGGCAGCGGGGTCGGGCGCAAGGACACCGTGGACCGGGGCGCGGCGGTGCTGTTCGCCGACGCGGCCGAACGGGCCCGTGTACGGCGTTTCCTGATGGTCTCTTCGATGGGCGCGGACGCACACCACGAGGGCGACGAGGTCTTCGACGCCTATCTCCGGGCGAAGGGCGAGGCCGACGAGCACGTGCAGACCCGCCTGGGCCTCGAGTGGACGGTCCTGCGGCCCGGCTCGCTGGTCGACGACGCGGGGACGGGCCTGGTCCGCCTGGAGGTACGGACGGGCCGCGGGTCCGTCCCGCGCGACGACGTGGCGGCGGTGCTCGCCGAACTGGTCGAGACGCCGGCGACGGCGGGCCTGACCCTGGAGCTGG
- the rpmG gene encoding 50S ribosomal protein L33, with protein sequence MAATDVRPKITLACVECKERNYITKKNRRNDPDRLEMKKHCPRCNSHTAHRETR encoded by the coding sequence GTGGCTGCCACCGACGTCCGCCCGAAGATCACGCTGGCCTGCGTGGAGTGCAAGGAGCGGAACTACATCACCAAGAAGAACCGGCGTAACGACCCGGACCGTCTTGAGATGAAGAAGCACTGCCCGCGTTGCAACTCGCACACCGCGCACCGCGAGACCCGCTGA
- a CDS encoding amidohydrolase family protein: MSDSQPQEPFHSPRSGRGEGGGHGPAHGPSQSPAQSPSRSRGHLPDPDHGQQHGHSLGHGHAAAAEATTLLLAGARLTDGRTVDVRLSGGRIQAVGTAGSLPAPALSRVDLGGYLLLPAPAEPHAHGDTALTADGEGPVSYTPDEVQRRATEAALLQLGHGATAVRSHVRIGDVHGLGPMEAVLQARRSLRGLTDLTTVAVPRLLTGVAGADGLAMLRDAVKMGASVIGGCPDLDPDPTGFLEAVLELADEHGCPVDLHTDGDDPGRLARLAAMAGGLRPGVSIGPCGGLSRLPLDVAARAADQLAAAGVRVTCLPQGDCAALERRGLRTAPVRLLRAAGVRVTAGSGALRDAGNPVGRGDPLEAAYLLASQGGLRPGEAYESISSAAREAMGLPEVRVEAGFPAELLAVRGDRIASVLSLAYSRIVIHRGRVVARTSAVREYCDSAVAVALDLPRQGRTAPGP, translated from the coding sequence ATGTCCGACAGCCAGCCGCAGGAGCCGTTCCACTCCCCGCGCAGCGGCCGCGGCGAGGGCGGAGGACACGGACCCGCACACGGCCCCTCCCAGAGCCCCGCCCAGAGCCCCTCCCGCAGCCGCGGCCACCTCCCCGATCCCGATCACGGCCAACAGCACGGCCATTCCCTCGGCCACGGCCACGCGGCCGCCGCCGAGGCCACCACCCTGCTGCTCGCCGGCGCGCGTCTGACCGACGGCCGGACCGTCGACGTCCGCCTCAGCGGCGGCCGGATCCAGGCCGTCGGCACCGCCGGCAGCCTCCCGGCCCCCGCTCTGTCCCGGGTGGACCTCGGCGGGTACCTGCTGCTGCCCGCCCCCGCCGAGCCCCACGCCCACGGGGACACCGCCCTGACCGCCGACGGCGAGGGGCCCGTCTCGTACACCCCCGACGAGGTCCAGCGCCGGGCCACCGAGGCCGCCCTGCTCCAGCTCGGCCACGGTGCCACCGCCGTACGCTCACACGTCCGGATCGGCGACGTGCACGGCCTCGGCCCCATGGAGGCCGTGCTCCAGGCCCGCCGTTCCCTGCGCGGGCTCACCGACCTGACCACCGTGGCCGTGCCCCGGCTGCTGACCGGGGTGGCCGGCGCGGACGGGCTCGCGATGCTGCGGGACGCGGTCAAGATGGGCGCGTCCGTGATCGGCGGCTGCCCCGACCTGGACCCCGACCCGACGGGCTTCCTCGAAGCCGTCCTGGAACTCGCCGACGAGCACGGCTGTCCGGTGGACCTGCACACGGACGGTGACGACCCCGGCCGCCTGGCCCGGCTCGCCGCGATGGCCGGCGGGCTTCGCCCCGGGGTGAGCATCGGCCCCTGCGGCGGCCTCTCCCGGCTCCCGCTGGACGTGGCGGCCCGCGCCGCCGATCAGCTGGCCGCGGCCGGGGTGCGCGTGACCTGCCTCCCCCAGGGCGACTGCGCGGCCCTGGAACGCCGCGGCCTGCGCACCGCCCCCGTACGCCTGCTGCGTGCCGCCGGAGTGCGGGTCACGGCCGGCAGCGGGGCCCTGCGGGACGCCGGGAACCCGGTCGGCCGCGGCGACCCCCTCGAGGCCGCGTACCTGCTGGCCTCCCAGGGCGGGCTGCGGCCGGGCGAGGCCTACGAGTCGATCAGCTCCGCCGCCCGGGAGGCCATGGGCCTGCCGGAGGTCCGGGTGGAGGCCGGTTTCCCGGCTGAGCTGCTCGCCGTACGCGGAGACCGGATCGCGAGCGTGCTGTCCCTCGCGTACAGCAGGATCGTGATCCACCGCGGGCGGGTGGTAGCCCGTACGAGTGCCGTACGGGAGTACTGCGACTCGGCCGTCGCCGTGGCCCTGGACCTGCCCCGGCAGGGCCGTACGGCGCCCGGACCCTGA